Proteins encoded by one window of Fervidobacterium sp.:
- a CDS encoding 4Fe-4S dicluster domain-containing protein, producing the protein MFKSLEEINKKIAEGKAVVLTAQEVVKMAKEEGISEVVKKVDVVTTGTFAPMCSSGAFINFGHTFPPMKMEKIKLGGVEVYGGIAAVDGYLGATQKSDYDVSFGGAHIIEMLIRGENILLEAWGSGTDCYPGKYFKTYINKNIINDFFLFNPRNAYQNYAAATNGSDRIIYTYMGKLLPNYGNVNYSTSGELSPLLKDPKMQTIGIGTKIFLGGTVGYVAWYGTQFKNVVKENEYGVPIGPSRTLALVGDAKKMSADFVKGAYFKNYGVTLFVGVGIPIPVVNEEIAYYVSLSNREIYTELRDYSKVERPILKIVNYEELQSGKIELDGKIVRTSPLTSIRKSLEIASILKIWILEGKFLLSNPVEKLSEERSLKSLNSTFVYVDMREHYHELKSKYKRQCLNCGACIGVCEYGALYFDYFDNNSVRLNSQKCVECLLCSDVCPIGIKLPYEKNYEEMSRNEFPDSPY; encoded by the coding sequence ATGTTCAAGTCGTTGGAAGAGATTAACAAAAAGATAGCAGAAGGGAAGGCAGTGGTGTTAACTGCACAGGAAGTTGTAAAAATGGCAAAAGAAGAAGGTATATCAGAGGTTGTTAAAAAAGTTGATGTTGTTACAACCGGCACATTTGCTCCTATGTGTTCAAGTGGGGCTTTTATAAATTTTGGACATACGTTTCCACCCATGAAGATGGAGAAAATCAAACTTGGTGGTGTTGAAGTATACGGTGGTATTGCTGCTGTTGATGGATACTTGGGTGCAACTCAAAAATCAGACTACGATGTGTCTTTTGGAGGAGCCCATATTATTGAAATGCTCATAAGGGGGGAAAATATACTTTTGGAGGCTTGGGGAAGTGGTACAGATTGTTATCCTGGAAAGTATTTTAAGACTTACATAAACAAAAATATTATTAACGACTTTTTTCTCTTTAATCCTCGTAACGCATATCAAAATTACGCTGCTGCAACAAATGGTTCAGACAGGATAATCTACACTTACATGGGTAAGTTGTTGCCAAACTATGGAAACGTCAATTACTCCACTTCTGGTGAATTAAGTCCTTTGTTGAAAGATCCAAAGATGCAAACTATAGGTATTGGAACAAAGATTTTCCTCGGAGGAACGGTGGGTTATGTTGCTTGGTACGGTACGCAGTTTAAGAATGTTGTCAAAGAAAATGAATACGGTGTACCAATTGGTCCATCCCGAACTTTAGCGCTTGTTGGCGATGCAAAGAAGATGAGTGCAGATTTTGTCAAAGGGGCGTATTTTAAGAATTATGGTGTTACACTGTTCGTAGGTGTTGGTATTCCAATACCTGTTGTAAATGAAGAAATAGCCTATTATGTTAGCTTGTCAAATAGAGAAATTTACACAGAGCTTAGGGATTATTCAAAAGTTGAAAGACCAATCTTGAAAATAGTAAATTATGAAGAGCTGCAAAGTGGAAAAATTGAGCTTGATGGAAAGATAGTGAGAACCAGCCCATTAACAAGCATTAGAAAATCTTTGGAAATAGCAAGTATTTTGAAAATTTGGATTCTGGAAGGTAAATTCTTGTTAAGCAATCCTGTTGAAAAGCTTTCAGAAGAAAGGTCTCTCAAGAGTTTAAACAGCACATTTGTGTATGTTGATATGCGAGAGCATTATCATGAATTAAAATCAAAGTACAAAAGACAGTGTTTGAATTGTGGTGCATGCATCGGTGTTTGTGAATATGGAGCGCTATACTTTGACTATTTTGACAATAATTCAGTGAGGTTGAATTCACAGAAATGTGTTGAGTGTCTTTTGTGTTCAGATGTATGTCCGATAGGAATTAAATTGCCGTATGAAAAAAACTACGAAGAAATGTCCAGAAATGAATTTCCAGATTCGCCATATTAA
- a CDS encoding DUF4416 family protein encodes MGEIRLVEPVNLVIFMFSSHLEYWFERIKDELIKNFGPIDYVSGELEFEKYTLYYNEEMGSGITGKLVSFENLIHPSMLAMIKIKTNEIEQRYSVDGKRKFNLDPGYIHHMQFVLATTKMWPHRIYIGHGIYAEPTLMYINGKWKDYDFTYPNYKEDTYKTQLSKIRDLYLEKRKRFLSKVKTNIR; translated from the coding sequence ATGGGAGAAATAAGGTTAGTTGAACCGGTCAATCTTGTTATATTTATGTTTTCTTCACATCTTGAATATTGGTTCGAACGAATAAAAGATGAGCTTATTAAAAACTTTGGTCCGATTGATTATGTAAGTGGTGAACTTGAGTTTGAGAAATACACGCTTTATTACAACGAGGAAATGGGATCGGGTATAACTGGCAAGCTTGTTAGTTTTGAGAACCTTATACATCCTTCGATGCTTGCTATGATAAAGATTAAGACTAACGAGATAGAGCAAAGATATTCAGTTGATGGGAAAAGAAAATTTAATCTTGATCCAGGTTACATACACCATATGCAATTTGTGCTTGCAACTACAAAGATGTGGCCACACAGAATATATATCGGTCATGGTATATATGCAGAACCAACGCTTATGTATATTAATGGAAAATGGAAAGACTACGATTTCACTTATCCAAACTACAAAGAAGATACCTACAAAACGCAGTTAAGTAAGATAAGAGATTTGTATTTGGAAAAAAGAAAAAGATTTTTGTCAAAAGTAAAAACAAATATTCGTTAG
- the pgsA gene encoding CDP-diacylglycerol--glycerol-3-phosphate 3-phosphatidyltransferase, which produces MNKEKNTPSRNVVFNVPNTISWLRILSTIIIVFLMYSRMFMAAFVLFLLSALSDYFDGYIARKTKQVTNLGKVLDQMSDKILITSVLVVFVEFGYVPGWLVVLIIFRDTIVSIVRMLASDHGSVIAANFFGKLKTILQMVLSIGLYIEILGFSQLDLINTVFVYAVAITTVLSGVIYMYQNRDYLNN; this is translated from the coding sequence TTGAATAAAGAAAAAAACACTCCAAGTCGTAATGTTGTTTTTAATGTTCCAAACACGATAAGTTGGTTAAGGATATTATCGACAATTATCATTGTATTTTTAATGTACAGTAGGATGTTCATGGCTGCTTTTGTCTTGTTTTTATTGTCAGCTTTGAGCGATTATTTCGACGGATATATAGCGAGGAAAACAAAGCAAGTAACGAATTTGGGGAAAGTACTTGATCAAATGAGTGATAAGATTCTTATAACTTCTGTCCTAGTAGTTTTTGTGGAGTTTGGATATGTGCCGGGTTGGCTTGTGGTTTTGATTATTTTTAGAGATACAATTGTAAGTATAGTACGTATGTTGGCATCAGATCATGGTAGTGTTATAGCTGCCAATTTCTTTGGAAAATTAAAAACTATATTGCAGATGGTTCTTTCGATAGGATTATACATAGAGATCTTGGGATTCTCCCAATTAGATCTTATAAACACTGTATTTGTTTATGCTGTAGCGATCACCACAGTGCTATCTGGAGTTATATACATGTACCAGAATAGGGATTATTTGAATAATTGA
- a CDS encoding UPF0280 family protein, translated as MKNPVTKRFYRDWYLEKFVEFYVKYKHTDLWIGFDGFTGNVVEVVDFVYEQVKILHDKLSEFIKIVPSFATSLVPICMENNDDLPEFVKRMLSASWLANVGPMACVAGTFAQIIGDQLIEKYNCTNVIVENGGDVYISADKETKVGIFANFGNEFNKISLVLGPGKYGVCTSSGKIGHSLNFGKADAVTVVSKNVSIADAFATKYSNMVKSSEDVEKVLNEAQKAIGTMIEGVVVIYQNNLGAVGNLKFSY; from the coding sequence GTGAAAAATCCTGTGACAAAGAGATTTTACAGGGACTGGTACTTGGAGAAATTTGTTGAGTTTTATGTAAAATACAAACATACTGATTTATGGATTGGTTTTGACGGATTTACAGGAAATGTAGTTGAAGTCGTTGATTTTGTGTACGAGCAGGTAAAAATACTACACGATAAGCTTAGCGAGTTCATTAAAATCGTCCCGTCCTTTGCTACATCACTTGTACCGATATGTATGGAGAACAATGATGATTTACCAGAATTTGTGAAAAGAATGTTAAGCGCTTCATGGTTGGCAAACGTTGGTCCTATGGCATGTGTTGCTGGTACCTTCGCACAGATAATAGGAGATCAACTGATAGAGAAATACAATTGTACAAATGTGATTGTTGAGAATGGAGGAGACGTTTACATTAGTGCTGATAAGGAAACAAAAGTTGGCATCTTTGCGAATTTTGGCAATGAATTTAACAAAATCTCTCTGGTCTTAGGTCCAGGCAAGTATGGTGTATGTACTTCCTCTGGGAAGATAGGGCATTCGTTAAATTTTGGTAAAGCGGATGCTGTAACTGTGGTTTCGAAAAATGTGTCCATAGCTGATGCATTTGCTACCAAATATTCGAATATGGTCAAAAGTTCGGAGGATGTTGAGAAGGTTTTAAATGAAGCACAAAAGGCTATAGGTACGATGATAGAGGGGGTAGTTGTAATATATCAGAATAATTTAGGTGCTGTTGGTAATTTAAAATTTTCTTATTGA
- the thpR gene encoding RNA 2',3'-cyclic phosphodiesterase, with protein sequence MRTFIAIDVNQEIREIAQEVIEKLQSAGFKATWTKLENLHLTLFFMGEMEERSVDSMAQSLHKRMQGFPSFSTSLNGFGYFKFRNSPRVLFLKLEPTKSLQKMFLEMKSELNKHKFKYDEQGNFIPHVTLGRVKEYPDNWEKFACEIEVPKVTLVVDGFTIYSSTLTPQGPIYRWIYKSKFEGGLVKNVR encoded by the coding sequence GTGCGAACGTTTATCGCCATTGATGTAAATCAAGAAATAAGAGAGATTGCGCAAGAGGTTATAGAAAAACTGCAGTCGGCTGGATTTAAAGCAACTTGGACGAAACTGGAAAATTTACATTTGACATTGTTTTTTATGGGGGAAATGGAGGAAAGGTCTGTTGATTCAATGGCACAGTCTCTTCATAAGAGGATGCAAGGTTTTCCTTCTTTTAGTACATCATTGAATGGATTTGGGTATTTTAAGTTTAGAAATTCCCCAAGGGTTTTGTTTTTAAAACTCGAACCTACTAAGTCTTTACAAAAGATGTTCCTTGAAATGAAATCCGAGCTTAACAAACACAAATTTAAATACGACGAACAAGGTAATTTCATACCACACGTAACGCTTGGAAGGGTTAAAGAATACCCAGATAACTGGGAAAAATTTGCTTGTGAGATCGAGGTTCCAAAGGTAACTCTCGTGGTAGATGGTTTTACTATTTACAGTTCCACACTAACACCACAAGGTCCTATTTACAGATGGATTTATAAATCAAAATTTGAAGGAGGTTTGGTTAAAAATGTCAGATGA
- a CDS encoding acylphosphatase → MEEIWKKWNFRGIVQGVGFRHFVKTIARAIGVKGYVKNEDDGSVTVVAGGNREQISELFKRIMEGNGWSHISDYDEKELQKQEYKDFHVEF, encoded by the coding sequence ATGGAAGAAATTTGGAAAAAGTGGAATTTTAGAGGTATCGTACAAGGTGTCGGTTTTAGGCATTTTGTCAAAACTATTGCAAGAGCAATAGGTGTGAAGGGATATGTAAAGAACGAAGATGATGGTAGTGTAACAGTTGTCGCTGGTGGAAACAGAGAACAAATTAGCGAATTATTCAAAAGAATTATGGAAGGGAACGGATGGAGCCATATATCAGATTACGACGAAAAGGAACTACAAAAACAAGAATACAAAGACTTTCACGTTGAATTTTAG
- a CDS encoding adenylosuccinate synthase, with product MNVVCYGLQWGDEGKGKVTTYLSKDFDYVVRYSGGSNAGHTVEYESFKLVHHLIPSFDVRKNAKGYIANGVIVDFEVLIQEINELKKIGVNVCERIKISALAHVALPVHKMLDEKIESVKADRAVGTTKRGIGPAYADKVHRIGLRIIDFSNYSNAIEKLEFVTHIYKNLYGIEWNDYEKLFELYENVSEFIVYPVEIKNTLENLNVLFEGTQGVLLDVDMGSYPYVTGSYCSTTGIESGVGFPVKIDKKIGVFKAYLTRVGEGPFPTEIFGQEAENLRKAGKEYGATTGRPRRCGWLDLPLLKYAIEVSGCTEMIMTKADILSGMEKISVGVSYKINGKHLEIPKDVSSLKDVEVQYLKFEGWKNLEDPNFERFKDFIEAETGVKISYVSTGAKVDEIIKT from the coding sequence ATGAACGTGGTATGTTATGGTTTACAATGGGGCGATGAAGGAAAAGGAAAAGTTACTACTTATCTCTCAAAAGATTTTGATTACGTTGTCAGATATAGTGGAGGAAGCAATGCTGGGCATACTGTTGAATACGAGAGTTTTAAACTTGTTCATCATCTCATTCCATCTTTTGATGTAAGAAAAAACGCAAAAGGTTACATAGCAAATGGTGTAATAGTTGATTTTGAAGTTTTAATTCAAGAGATCAATGAACTGAAAAAGATCGGAGTTAACGTCTGCGAGAGAATAAAAATTTCCGCTTTAGCACATGTAGCACTTCCGGTACACAAAATGTTGGACGAGAAGATAGAAAGCGTAAAAGCAGATAGAGCTGTTGGAACAACAAAAAGAGGTATAGGACCTGCTTATGCAGATAAAGTACACCGCATAGGATTACGTATAATAGATTTTTCTAATTATTCAAATGCTATTGAAAAACTCGAATTTGTCACGCACATTTACAAAAACCTCTACGGTATCGAGTGGAATGATTATGAAAAATTATTTGAACTTTATGAAAATGTATCTGAGTTTATAGTCTATCCTGTTGAAATAAAAAATACTTTGGAAAATTTAAATGTCCTTTTTGAAGGTACACAAGGTGTACTTCTTGATGTAGATATGGGAAGTTATCCATATGTAACCGGTAGTTATTGTAGCACAACAGGTATTGAAAGTGGTGTTGGTTTTCCTGTAAAAATAGACAAAAAAATAGGTGTGTTCAAGGCGTATTTAACCAGAGTTGGGGAAGGACCATTTCCGACTGAGATTTTTGGGCAAGAGGCCGAGAATTTGAGAAAAGCTGGTAAAGAGTACGGTGCAACAACAGGTAGACCTCGACGTTGTGGTTGGCTTGATTTGCCGTTGTTGAAGTATGCTATCGAAGTGTCTGGCTGCACTGAAATGATAATGACTAAAGCAGATATTTTATCTGGAATGGAAAAGATCAGCGTTGGTGTAAGTTACAAGATTAACGGAAAACACTTAGAGATTCCAAAGGACGTTTCTTCTTTAAAAGACGTAGAAGTTCAATACTTGAAATTTGAAGGATGGAAAAATCTTGAGGATCCAAATTTTGAAAGGTTTAAAGATTTCATTGAAGCTGAGACAGGAGTTAAAATATCTTATGTTTCAACAGGTGCGAAAGTTGATGAAATAATTAAAACATGA
- a CDS encoding aspartate kinase, with the protein MEGTERNVNFFVFKVGGSVLSNSEDMERVVKLFLGLRQNKKNFRFVIVVSAFKGVTNKLVNALDNVNNLDVQKFLDELYIFHKSFILEENESIFQILKQQVYSVERLLIGSKMIGKVPDFLRDKILCCGERLSAIILNHNLNTMGLNCKVMFPEDFIVTDGVYGNSNVLLEKSRMLVRLNMKKWEESDSVIPGFYGRSVVDENITILGRGGSDYTATALGYCLDAAGVVLIKDVPGFLTSDPRITKVTKTVKSLTYAEADELSYFGAKILHHNAVEPLRLKNIPLYVCDWKSLENFEFSPFDGCDGCTVIFSSDSNDNGARIKSVSMTSDIAIVQIRGHNIGRVPGILGEIASCVSQIGVNIKFVITSQTSIVLVISKKDLGAVMRISEQFKTKEIEQISYSMDKSLIAVVGSGLLNYHGIASRIFKAVASGKINVEMISAGASDVSIYFIVDQKDGEKALQLVHNEFFG; encoded by the coding sequence ATGGAAGGTACAGAGAGGAACGTAAATTTCTTTGTTTTCAAAGTTGGTGGCTCTGTGTTATCAAATTCAGAAGATATGGAAAGGGTTGTGAAGTTATTTTTGGGATTAAGGCAAAATAAGAAAAATTTTCGATTTGTTATTGTTGTCAGTGCATTCAAGGGTGTAACTAATAAACTTGTCAACGCTTTGGATAATGTGAACAACTTGGATGTCCAAAAATTTCTTGATGAACTGTATATCTTTCACAAAAGTTTTATTTTGGAGGAAAACGAAAGTATCTTTCAAATTTTAAAACAACAAGTGTATTCTGTTGAGCGTCTATTGATAGGAAGTAAGATGATTGGCAAAGTCCCAGACTTTCTGCGTGATAAAATCCTTTGTTGCGGTGAGCGTTTGAGTGCAATTATTTTGAATCATAATCTAAATACAATGGGATTGAATTGCAAGGTTATGTTTCCTGAAGATTTTATTGTGACCGATGGGGTATACGGCAATTCTAATGTATTACTTGAAAAAAGCAGAATGTTGGTAAGACTCAATATGAAGAAATGGGAAGAAAGCGACAGTGTAATTCCAGGTTTTTACGGAAGGTCTGTTGTAGACGAAAACATAACTATTCTTGGGCGTGGAGGTAGTGATTACACCGCCACTGCGCTTGGATATTGTCTTGATGCAGCCGGTGTTGTGCTTATAAAAGATGTTCCAGGCTTTCTCACAAGTGATCCAAGAATTACTAAGGTTACCAAGACGGTTAAGAGTTTAACTTACGCAGAAGCAGATGAATTATCATATTTTGGAGCGAAAATTTTGCACCACAACGCGGTGGAACCTTTGCGTTTGAAAAATATACCTCTTTATGTTTGCGATTGGAAAAGTCTTGAAAACTTTGAATTTAGTCCTTTTGATGGTTGCGATGGGTGTACTGTTATATTTTCATCAGACTCAAATGATAATGGTGCAAGGATAAAAAGTGTGTCTATGACAAGTGATATAGCTATTGTACAGATCAGAGGACACAATATAGGACGTGTGCCAGGAATTCTCGGAGAGATTGCTTCATGCGTCTCTCAAATAGGAGTGAATATAAAATTTGTAATAACTTCTCAAACATCGATAGTTCTAGTTATTTCTAAAAAAGATTTAGGTGCTGTTATGAGAATCTCCGAACAGTTTAAGACAAAGGAGATAGAACAGATAAGTTATAGTATGGACAAGTCGCTGATAGCCGTTGTTGGCAGTGGACTTTTAAACTATCATGGTATAGCCTCCAGGATATTTAAAGCTGTGGCAAGCGGAAAGATAAATGTAGAGATGATTTCAGCAGGTGCGTCGGATGTTTCAATTTATTTCATAGTTGATCAGAAAGACGGGGAAAAAGCTTTACAACTTGTTCACAACGAATTTTTCGGTTAA
- a CDS encoding Mut7-C ubiquitin/RNAse domain-containing protein, translating into MITLRLFGSLCELTNGKYLFQFDPGINQTIKDCIERLGVPHTEVAFITLNKRFVDFSKIVENGDFYCIYPHSLLIDKEFLLTPVYQGEPKFVLDIHLGKLARLLRMFGLYAEFGMIDDDGIVEKAKRVNGIILTRDRKLLMRKDIVFGYIVRSDFPEIQFKEVYHRYSLKNWLKPFTRCIECNGNLLVIDKNYVVGKVPPRVFETHDNFALCDKCGKVYWSGTHHKHMLERINTLLPPD; encoded by the coding sequence ATGATAACCTTGAGGCTATTTGGTTCCTTGTGTGAATTAACAAACGGAAAATATCTTTTCCAATTTGATCCAGGGATAAATCAAACGATAAAGGACTGTATTGAACGCCTCGGTGTGCCACACACCGAGGTTGCTTTTATTACTTTAAACAAGCGTTTTGTTGACTTTTCCAAAATAGTCGAGAATGGAGATTTTTACTGTATCTATCCTCACTCTTTGCTTATTGATAAGGAATTCTTACTAACACCTGTCTATCAAGGTGAACCAAAGTTTGTACTTGACATTCACCTTGGTAAACTTGCAAGACTACTACGTATGTTTGGTCTCTATGCTGAATTTGGCATGATAGATGATGATGGAATTGTTGAAAAAGCTAAGCGAGTTAATGGAATAATACTTACTCGTGATAGAAAGCTTTTGATGAGAAAAGATATTGTATTTGGTTACATTGTTCGCAGTGACTTTCCAGAGATACAATTCAAAGAAGTTTACCACAGATACAGCTTGAAAAATTGGTTAAAGCCTTTCACAAGATGCATTGAATGCAACGGAAACTTGTTGGTAATTGACAAAAATTACGTTGTTGGTAAGGTTCCGCCAAGAGTTTTTGAGACACATGACAATTTTGCCCTTTGCGACAAATGTGGTAAGGTTTACTGGAGTGGAACTCATCATAAGCATATGTTAGAGCGCATTAATACACTGCTCCCACCAGACTAA
- the rimO gene encoding 30S ribosomal protein S12 methylthiotransferase RimO — protein MKLYIVVLGCPKNEADFSLVKYHLKSIGYEIVDDLDEADGVVIDTCGFIIDAKQESIDTILEFVERKKRKPGFKVFVTGCLVQRYPKELPLEIPEVDGWFGVIPPKLLAERLEKTKKYITDPIAIYDFEGREDDEIPYAYVKIADGCDRACTFCTIPKFKGGFVSRKIEDIESEVRYLISNGKKEVVLVAQDTTGYGVDIYGKQMLPELLNRLSNLEGNFWIRVMYMHPDHVTDEIIEGFAPKKVLKYFDIPVQHGSDKILKLMGRNKGTRELEELFDKIRQLYPEAVLRTSIIVGFPGEKKEDFEQLLEFIRSVEFDKLGAFVYSDEEDAASYNLPDKVSLKVAQKRLDTLMEVQAEISFMRNQRLVGKIIDVLIEEEANGVLIGRGYMDAPEIDGNVFAKGNGTNRFVKVKVTEADTYDLEGEIVE, from the coding sequence TTGAAGCTATATATAGTTGTACTTGGATGTCCAAAAAACGAGGCAGATTTTTCTCTTGTCAAATACCATCTAAAAAGTATAGGATACGAAATTGTCGACGACTTAGACGAAGCTGATGGTGTTGTTATTGATACATGTGGTTTTATAATCGATGCCAAGCAAGAATCTATTGATACTATTCTTGAGTTTGTTGAGCGTAAAAAACGTAAGCCAGGATTCAAGGTGTTTGTAACGGGTTGTTTGGTACAAAGATATCCAAAAGAATTACCATTAGAAATACCTGAGGTTGATGGCTGGTTTGGGGTTATTCCACCTAAGTTGCTTGCTGAAAGACTTGAGAAAACTAAAAAGTACATCACAGATCCCATTGCAATTTACGATTTTGAAGGTAGGGAAGATGATGAAATTCCTTATGCATATGTGAAGATTGCTGATGGTTGTGATAGGGCTTGCACTTTTTGTACTATACCGAAGTTCAAGGGAGGTTTTGTGAGCAGGAAGATCGAAGATATTGAAAGTGAGGTACGCTACCTTATTTCAAATGGAAAAAAAGAGGTAGTTCTTGTTGCACAAGATACAACAGGGTATGGTGTGGATATTTATGGAAAACAAATGTTACCAGAATTGCTCAATAGGTTAAGCAATTTGGAAGGAAACTTTTGGATTAGGGTAATGTACATGCACCCAGATCATGTAACGGATGAGATCATAGAAGGTTTTGCACCAAAAAAAGTTCTTAAGTATTTTGATATACCAGTTCAACATGGCAGTGATAAAATACTCAAGCTCATGGGACGAAACAAAGGAACAAGGGAACTGGAAGAACTTTTTGATAAAATAAGACAACTTTATCCGGAAGCTGTTTTAAGAACCTCTATCATTGTTGGATTTCCGGGAGAAAAGAAAGAGGACTTTGAACAATTACTGGAGTTTATAAGGTCCGTTGAATTCGACAAACTTGGAGCCTTTGTTTATTCTGATGAAGAAGATGCGGCATCTTATAATCTACCAGACAAAGTTTCTCTAAAAGTTGCACAAAAAAGGCTTGATACTCTTATGGAAGTGCAAGCCGAAATATCTTTTATGAGAAACCAACGACTTGTTGGTAAAATTATAGATGTACTTATTGAAGAAGAAGCAAACGGTGTGTTGATTGGAAGAGGTTATATGGATGCACCTGAGATTGACGGAAATGTTTTCGCAAAAGGAAATGGCACAAATAGGTTTGTGAAAGTAAAAGTCACTGAAGCAGATACTTATGATTTGGAAGGTGAAATTGTTGAATAA